In the genome of Methanobrevibacter sp., the window AGCATTATCTTTTTTAATTTCATAAAGTACCTCCAAAAATATTGTATATTCATTGTGAATATAATAATATATTATATATTATTCATATTTATAGTTAAAATAATAATTAGAATATAAATAAAATACTTTATGAATGAAAAATATTACATTAGATGTAAAATAAATTAAAAATGTTTAATTTATATTACATCAATCTCATACTCCCCCGGTCTAAGTCCATAGATGTTTGGAACTTCACATTCATATGACTTGGAAAGCTTTTCAAAAACCACATTCAACCTTAAAACAATAAAATCATAGCTTATGTAAACGGAACCTGTAATCTTGCCTTTCATGCATGGCTCATGGTGCATCCCGAATTTGCGGGAGGCATCAATTATCTCAATTGCAGCAGGCTCATCCCTGATGTTGAAATCAATCATTACCCCCTCATCCATCACTACCGTCCTGAAGTATGTGAAGTCCTTCACTGCAGAGAGGTTGAGATAATCATAGGGGTCAGGTATCTTTTCAAGTCTAACTGTCTTCATTAAAAACCTCCCTGAAGTATGCTGAAACCAAAATCACAGAACGTGGAGGATGAGCAGCCAGTATTACCACCAGATCTTCCTCATCATCCCAGTCATATGTCAGCTCAAAGTTAATGCCTGAATCCTTAAACTTGACTATGGATTTTGGTGTTCTGTTTGCCACCACATCACAGATTATATCATCATCGATGCAGCGATGCTCCATTTTTTCGAGAAAATGCTCAGTCAGGAGCACCCTCATCAAATCCTCTTTCAGATAAGGTAAAATTCTTTCAATAGTTCTGATTGTATACGCCATAATATCACGTCTAATTTTGTAATATTACTTTAAATTGACAATTAATAAATATAACTAATTTTTAAATGCAATATTGATTTTAAAATCTTGATTTGTCCTAAAAAAGTAAAATTAGGATTATTTCAAAATATTGTATCATTGTGAAAAATTTATTTGATTTTGAAAAATTGACCTTGTTTTGTAAAATTGCCCCCAGTTTGTAAAATTGATGTGAAAAAAACAAATTATATAAGTCTATATGATTTAAATCTAATAGAAAATAGTTTATATCTAAAATAACACAAATTTAGTTAACAATATTCAGGGCGTGTAACTTATGACTAGTTTTGCAGAAGACAAGATATTTAAAAACATTAATGAAGAAGATGCAAAGATACTACTGGATATAGTTGACAAAAAAACAGTTAAGGTTAAAATTTGGACAAAGGAATTGCGATTACTCGATCCAAAGGACTATGTGCCCGACATAATTCTAGAATTAGATTTTGAAAATATAATAATAGAACTTCAAAGCACACCAGTAGATGATGAATTTTCAAAAAGAGGATTGACTTATGTAGCAGTGGCTAATAGAGTTAAAGAAAATGATAAAGATATGAATTTAATTGTTTTAACAACAGCTGAAGAATCAAAAACAATAAAATACCAATTTAACAACGAAAGTGTATTTACATACCATGTCATTAATCTAAAAGATTTAGATGGCGATAAAATAATTGCAACTGTTGAACCAAAAATTAAAAAAGGATTAAAACTAGAATCAAGAGAATTGATATTATATGCATTAGTTCCGATGATTTTAGGTAAAGACATGGAAAAATATATAAAAAGAGTTGTACAAAACTTATTTCAAGTAAAAAATGCAACAGAATCTGTTAAAAACCTATCATATGGTATTGAATGGCTCATTGTTGACAAATTTGTTAAAGATGAGGAATATAGAAATGTATTGTGTGATTTATTGGGTGATAGAATGACATTAATTTTTGAATATGGAGACAGAAGAGAGAAAAAAGGCCGAGATGAAGGGATGAAAGAAGGAATGAAAGAGGGGATGAAAGAACTAATCGAAAACTTCATCAGCTCCGGAACAACACTCGCCGAAATCTCCAAAAAAACCGGAAAAAGCATTGAAGAGTTGGAAGAAATCCTGAAAGATTAATTTTGAAATTAAACTTAAAATTAATAAGGCACCTTTAACTAATAGATAATTATGAAATATGATTATCTAATTGTCGGGTCAGGACTGTTCGGTTCAATCATTGCTTATGAAATGACCAAAAAGGGCAAAAAATGTCTTGTAATTGAAAAGCGTGACCACATAGGAGGTAACGTTTACACAGAAAATACTGAAAACATCAATGTGCACAAATACGGTGCACACATCTTCCACACCAACAACAAGAAAGTGTGGGAATATATAAACGAATTTGCTGAATTCAACCGCTACACCAACTCGCCGGTTGCAAACTACAAGGGCGAACTCTACAACCTGCCGTTTAACATGAACACCTTCTATCAGATGTGGGGCGTAAAGACACCTCAAGAGGCAAAAGCCAAGATTGAAGAGCAAAAAGCAGAATACCACATTGAAAACCCAAAAAACCTTGAAGAGCAGGCAATATCCCTTATCGGAAAGGATATCTATGAGAAATTAATCAAAGGATACACCGAAAAGCAGTGGGGAAGAAAATGTGAGGACTTGCCGGCATTCATCATCAAAAGGCTCCCAGTAAGATATACTTTTGACAACAACTACTTCAACGATCTCTATCAGGGCATTCCTATTGGAGGATACACTAAAATCATTGAAAAGATGTTGGACGGAGTTGAAGTAAAGCTTAACACTGACTTTTTTGATGATAAAGAAAAATGGATAAATTCAGCGGACAAAATCATATTTACCGGAATGATTGACCAGTATTTTGACTACTGCTACGGAGAGCTTGAATACCGTGGACTTAACTTCGAGTTTGAAACACTTGATGTGGAAAACTATCAGGGAAATGCTGTAATCAACTATACCGATGCTGAAACACCCTTCACACGTATCATCGAGCACAAACACTTTGAAAATGCCGAATCAGATAAGACAATCATCACAAGAGAATATCCGAAAACCTGGCAGAAAGGCGAAGAGGCATATTATCCTATGAATGACGATAAAAACTCCGAACTCTTTAAAAAATATCAGGAACTTGCCAAAAAAGAAGGAAATGTAATTTTTGGAGGACGTTTGGGAATGTATCAGTACTTTGATATGTGGCAGGTAATTGACGAAGCTTTAAAACTGGTTGAAAAGTTGGGCTAATCCCCAACTTTCAATATGTCCAATAAATTTTAAAAATAGAAATTAAAAAATCAACTGAACCAGTACACACAACTGGACCTATCCAAAAAAAGTAAAGAAAATTATTCTTTTTTAGAAGTTAAGTCTTCATTATAAAAACGG includes:
- the glf gene encoding UDP-galactopyranose mutase, whose product is MKYDYLIVGSGLFGSIIAYEMTKKGKKCLVIEKRDHIGGNVYTENTENINVHKYGAHIFHTNNKKVWEYINEFAEFNRYTNSPVANYKGELYNLPFNMNTFYQMWGVKTPQEAKAKIEEQKAEYHIENPKNLEEQAISLIGKDIYEKLIKGYTEKQWGRKCEDLPAFIIKRLPVRYTFDNNYFNDLYQGIPIGGYTKIIEKMLDGVEVKLNTDFFDDKEKWINSADKIIFTGMIDQYFDYCYGELEYRGLNFEFETLDVENYQGNAVINYTDAETPFTRIIEHKHFENAESDKTIITREYPKTWQKGEEAYYPMNDDKNSELFKKYQELAKKEGNVIFGGRLGMYQYFDMWQVIDEALKLVEKLG